The Henckelia pumila isolate YLH828 chromosome 2, ASM3356847v2, whole genome shotgun sequence genome includes a window with the following:
- the LOC140882666 gene encoding uncharacterized protein isoform X2 encodes MQCTSYVPVYYHAKDLNVCANGFSWHIFNGDHNYAEARGTNVLLPSYTLEQYLGYDKDVMRQIIQNHDATFRFQVAELHRLYRKQTELMDEIKSRGIFTQLQLQTLESNHTLSQSQSHSCKTLLPHATSCLIEDSPHVKMPMLSADDVQKRPFFVAGKLHETTTVKSSSFLTKTSFSGIKAPPFQSKRHDIKILDLEIPAYPFHDSGKERFEYESCTAHPVIPDVHPPNKTRYLIDLNEPAFLGSMTSSSSVPFQPCGDNIVNGNSSFYGEEAKPEHVLYKRYGVVNCEGSSAEKTSSLDIDLNSTPLSCISETDITFESIENINEEIKVGDSDNDGMISNKEMNLEAHASTEIELSSSIGNSTYIPMKTPLFSKQVEGESTMELDMIGAETLVLISTLRNEQYKKNSSSEPAGNSNKTLYWFADIIASVDQETEVFATDQSLQQAGHNVHVKEEKEADKITGSFNRDRVNRKKQHKHSRKICLLRRNASKNTCATTGKCCKLQHLDVIQKSLDSKLRHLPAGNHDKQGFLPKCLDGWGKIRKRRDAPRRRASKFLVIS; translated from the exons ATGCAGTGTACAAGCTATGTCCCTGTGTATTACCATGCAAAGGATCTTAATGTATGTGCGAATGGATTTTCATGGCACATATTTAATGGTGATCACAATTATGCGGAGGCTCGAGGCACCAATGTATTGTTGCCGTCGTATACTCTGGAGCAGTATTTAGGTTATGACAAAGATGTAATGAGGCAGATAATTCAAAATCATGATGCCACATTCAGATTCCAG GTGGCGGAGCTGCATCGCTTATATAGAAAGCAAACGGAGTTGATGGATGAAATCAAGAGCCGAGGAATCTTTACACAGTTGCAGTTACAGACATTGGAGTCGAATCATACTTTGTCTCAATCCCAATCTCATAGTTGCAAGACTCTGCTGCCACATGCTACAAGTTGCCTcattgaagattctccacatgTCAAAATGCCTATGTTATCTGCAGATGATGTTCAGAAACGACCATTTTTTGTTGCTGGGAAACTTCACGAAACTACTACAGTAAAATCCAGCTCTTTTCTTACAAAAACCAGTTTTAGTGGAATCAAAGCACCCCCTTTTCAAAGCAAGAGACACGATATAAAAATTTTGGATCTTGAAATTCCAGCTTATCCGTTCCATGATAGTGGAAAGGAGCGGTTTGAATATGAAAGTTGCACTGCTCATCCTGTAATTCCCGACGTTCATCCTCCGAACAAAACGAGATACTTGATTGACTTGAATGAACCCGCATTTCTTGGATCGATGACGTCAAGTTCCTCTGTTCCTTTTCAACCTTGTGGTGACAACATCGTAAATGGTAACTCAAGTTTTTATGGAGAGGAAGCAAAACCAGAACATGTACTTTATAAACGCTATGGAGTTGTAAACTGCGAAGGGAGCTCTGCTGAAAAAACATCATCTTTGgatattgatttaaattctacaCCCCTCAGTTGTATATCGGAGACCGATATTACTTTTGAAAGCATCGAGAACATAAATGAGGAAATTAAAGTTGGAGATTCTGACAATGATGGAATGATATCT AATAAGGAGATGAACTTGGAGGCTCATGCAAGCACAGAGATTGAGCTTTCTTCTTCTATAGGAAATTCCACGTACATTCCAATGAAGACCCCTCTTTTTTCCAAACAAGTTGAGGGAGAATCAACCATGGAACTCGATATGATTGGAGCAGAAACTTTAGTTCTGATTTCTACATTGAGGAATGAACAGTATAAGAAGAATTCAAGCTCAGAGCCAGCGGGAAACTCGAACAAAACTCTATATTGGTTTGCTGACATAATTGCTTCTGTTGATCAAGAAACAGAGGTTTTCGCAACGGACCAATCTCTCCAACAAGCTGGGCATAATGTTCATGTCAAGGAGGAGAAAGAAGCTGATAAAATAACAGGTTCGTTTAACAGGGACCGTGTAAACAGAAAAAAGCAGCACAAACACTCCCGGAAAATATGTTTACTGAGAAGAAATGCCAGCAAGAATACATGTGCTACAACAGGCAAATGTTGCAAATTACAACATTTGGATGTCATTCAAAAATCACTTGACTCGAAATTGAGGCATCTTCCTGCAGGTAACCATGATAAACAGGGATTTCTTCCAAAGTGCTTGGACGGTTGGGGGAAGATAAGAAAACGTCGAGACGCCCCTAGACGTCGAGCTAGTAAATTTCTAGTCATCAGCTGA
- the LOC140882666 gene encoding uncharacterized protein isoform X1, with protein MQCTSYVPVYYHAKDLNVCANGFSWHIFNGDHNYAEARGTNVLLPSYTLEQYLGYDKDVMRQIIQNHDATFRFQVAELHRLYRKQTELMDEIKSRGIFTQLQLQTLESNHTLSQSQSHSCKTLLPHATSCLIEDSPHVKMPMLSADDVQKRPFFVAGKLHETTTVKSSSFLTKTSFSGIKAPPFQSKRHDIKILDLEIPAYPFHDSGKERFEYESCTAHPVIPDVHPPNKTRYLIDLNEPAFLGSMTSSSSVPFQPCGDNIVNGNSSFYGEEAKPEHVLYKRYGVVNCEGSSAEKTSSLDIDLNSTPLSCISETDITFESIENINEEIKVGDSDNDGMISVKEMNLEAHASTENKEMNLEAHASTEIELSSSIGNSTYIPMKTPLFSKQVEGESTMELDMIGAETLVLISTLRNEQYKKNSSSEPAGNSNKTLYWFADIIASVDQETEVFATDQSLQQAGHNVHVKEEKEADKITGSFNRDRVNRKKQHKHSRKICLLRRNASKNTCATTGKCCKLQHLDVIQKSLDSKLRHLPAGNHDKQGFLPKCLDGWGKIRKRRDAPRRRASKFLVIS; from the exons ATGCAGTGTACAAGCTATGTCCCTGTGTATTACCATGCAAAGGATCTTAATGTATGTGCGAATGGATTTTCATGGCACATATTTAATGGTGATCACAATTATGCGGAGGCTCGAGGCACCAATGTATTGTTGCCGTCGTATACTCTGGAGCAGTATTTAGGTTATGACAAAGATGTAATGAGGCAGATAATTCAAAATCATGATGCCACATTCAGATTCCAG GTGGCGGAGCTGCATCGCTTATATAGAAAGCAAACGGAGTTGATGGATGAAATCAAGAGCCGAGGAATCTTTACACAGTTGCAGTTACAGACATTGGAGTCGAATCATACTTTGTCTCAATCCCAATCTCATAGTTGCAAGACTCTGCTGCCACATGCTACAAGTTGCCTcattgaagattctccacatgTCAAAATGCCTATGTTATCTGCAGATGATGTTCAGAAACGACCATTTTTTGTTGCTGGGAAACTTCACGAAACTACTACAGTAAAATCCAGCTCTTTTCTTACAAAAACCAGTTTTAGTGGAATCAAAGCACCCCCTTTTCAAAGCAAGAGACACGATATAAAAATTTTGGATCTTGAAATTCCAGCTTATCCGTTCCATGATAGTGGAAAGGAGCGGTTTGAATATGAAAGTTGCACTGCTCATCCTGTAATTCCCGACGTTCATCCTCCGAACAAAACGAGATACTTGATTGACTTGAATGAACCCGCATTTCTTGGATCGATGACGTCAAGTTCCTCTGTTCCTTTTCAACCTTGTGGTGACAACATCGTAAATGGTAACTCAAGTTTTTATGGAGAGGAAGCAAAACCAGAACATGTACTTTATAAACGCTATGGAGTTGTAAACTGCGAAGGGAGCTCTGCTGAAAAAACATCATCTTTGgatattgatttaaattctacaCCCCTCAGTTGTATATCGGAGACCGATATTACTTTTGAAAGCATCGAGAACATAAATGAGGAAATTAAAGTTGGAGATTCTGACAATGATGGAATGATATCTGTTAAGGAGATGAACTTGGAGGCTCATGCAAGCACAGAGAATAAGGAGATGAACTTGGAGGCTCATGCAAGCACAGAGATTGAGCTTTCTTCTTCTATAGGAAATTCCACGTACATTCCAATGAAGACCCCTCTTTTTTCCAAACAAGTTGAGGGAGAATCAACCATGGAACTCGATATGATTGGAGCAGAAACTTTAGTTCTGATTTCTACATTGAGGAATGAACAGTATAAGAAGAATTCAAGCTCAGAGCCAGCGGGAAACTCGAACAAAACTCTATATTGGTTTGCTGACATAATTGCTTCTGTTGATCAAGAAACAGAGGTTTTCGCAACGGACCAATCTCTCCAACAAGCTGGGCATAATGTTCATGTCAAGGAGGAGAAAGAAGCTGATAAAATAACAGGTTCGTTTAACAGGGACCGTGTAAACAGAAAAAAGCAGCACAAACACTCCCGGAAAATATGTTTACTGAGAAGAAATGCCAGCAAGAATACATGTGCTACAACAGGCAAATGTTGCAAATTACAACATTTGGATGTCATTCAAAAATCACTTGACTCGAAATTGAGGCATCTTCCTGCAGGTAACCATGATAAACAGGGATTTCTTCCAAAGTGCTTGGACGGTTGGGGGAAGATAAGAAAACGTCGAGACGCCCCTAGACGTCGAGCTAGTAAATTTCTAGTCATCAGCTGA